A part of Chiloscyllium punctatum isolate Juve2018m chromosome 27, sChiPun1.3, whole genome shotgun sequence genomic DNA contains:
- the LOC140453644 gene encoding gap junction beta-3 protein-like, translating to MDWGTLQGVLSGVNKYSTGFGRIWLSVVFIFRVLVYVVAAESVWGDEQSDFDCNTQQPGCPNTCYDHFFPISHIRLWALQLISITTPSLMVVLHVAYRKERERKHRLKYGENCSQLYKNTGKKHGGLWWTYLISLVFKTGFEIAFLYILHRIYDRFHLPRLVKCSMFPCPNIVDCYIAKPTEKRIFTYFMVGGSALCTVLNISEILYLLFKRCFRCCKRKNEREEDTVAKPRGTPLHKDTVENGISLEEYIHKA from the coding sequence ATGGACTGGGGAACTCTGCAAGGTGTGCTCAGTGGAGTGAACAAATATTCAACCGGATTTGGACGGATCTGGCTCTCTGTAGTATTCATCTTTCGAGTACTGGTCTATGTGGTGGCAGCAGAAAGTGTGTGGGGAGATGAGCAGAGTGACTTTGATTGCAATACCCAGCAACCTGGCTGTCCAAACACTTGCTATGACCATTTCttccccatttcccatattcGGTTATGGGCTCTGCAACTAATCTCCATCACCACACCTTCCCTGATGGTTGTCCTTCATGTGGCCTATCGAAAAGAGAGGGAGCGGAAGCACAGATTGAAGTATGGCGAGAATTGTTCCCAATTGTACAAAAATACAGGGAAGAAACATGGTGGGCTCTGGTGGACCTATTTGATCAGTCTAGTATTTAAAACTGGTTTCGAAATCGCTTTCTTATATATACTCCATCGAATTTATGATCGTTTTCATTTACCTCGTCTTGTCAAGTGTTCCATGTTCCCTTGTCCGAATATAGTTGATTGTTATATTGCCAAACCAACGGAGAAAAGGATCTTCACATACTTCATGGTTGGAGGATCAGCTCTTTGTACCGTCCTTAACATTTCTGAAATACTATACCTACTCTTCAAACGATGTTTTCGATGTTGCAAAAGGAAAAATGAAAGGGAAGAAGACACCGTGGCAAAGCCAAGAGGAACACCTCTTCATAAAGATACTGTCGAGAATGGAATTAGTCTGGAGGAATACATCCACAAGGCCTAA